In Lascolabacillus massiliensis, a single genomic region encodes these proteins:
- a CDS encoding STAS-like domain-containing protein: MRTIRIKAQVKGTSTNDEGCTLKYLLFPFFENNESVIVSFKDTTPMSSSFFNSSFGELIDEFGYDSFKNIVLPRDITASHLKLIKMYIDMHRQNETA, translated from the coding sequence ATGAGAACAATCAGAATAAAAGCACAAGTTAAAGGAACGAGCACCAACGATGAAGGTTGCACATTAAAATATTTACTGTTTCCTTTTTTTGAAAACAATGAATCTGTTATTGTATCGTTTAAAGATACTACACCGATGTCATCATCGTTTTTTAATTCGTCTTTTGGAGAATTGATTGATGAGTTTGGCTACGATTCTTTCAAGAATATTGTTTTGCCAAGGGATATAACTGCCTCTCACTTGAAGCTGATAAAGATGTATATTGATATGCACAGACAAAACGAGACTGCTTGA
- a CDS encoding ATP-binding protein, which translates to MPIRRVGQSFIEEYVQETLRYIGNICKGKELTMLSVGIKESINNVYDHAESEIGAYVFCQYYPKLNVIRVCVSDYGEGIPAIVRRKHPDFSDRGCILWALTEHNTTKSLPSNAGMGLSIIRNFSITTRGKLTIWTGNCCYLCRDGGLERIIKNIDGFKGTLIELDIHVDNLNDEEDVFDTF; encoded by the coding sequence ATGCCCATAAGGCGCGTTGGTCAGTCTTTTATAGAGGAGTATGTACAGGAGACTTTGAGATATATCGGTAATATTTGCAAAGGCAAAGAGCTAACCATGCTTTCGGTAGGGATAAAAGAGTCTATAAATAATGTATATGACCACGCCGAATCAGAGATAGGAGCCTATGTTTTTTGCCAGTATTATCCAAAATTAAACGTAATACGCGTTTGTGTGTCGGATTATGGAGAGGGTATTCCGGCTATTGTGAGGCGTAAACATCCGGATTTTTCCGATAGAGGTTGTATACTGTGGGCATTAACTGAACATAACACGACCAAATCGCTTCCGAGCAATGCAGGAATGGGTCTGTCGATCATACGAAATTTTTCGATAACAACAAGAGGCAAACTAACAATTTGGACGGGCAATTGTTGTTATTTATGTAGGGACGGCGGACTGGAAAGAATTATTAAAAATATAGACGGATTTAAAGGTACTTTAATTGAGTTGGATATACATGTTGATAACTTAAATGACGAAGAGGATGTATTTGATACTTTTTGA
- a CDS encoding serine hydrolase domain-containing protein, translating to MKKTFFLLIAVFCLSVSAQNGPKDSNTSYAKTVLQPYVESGQLSGAISVFYKDGVQETCAIGYADVSEKRPIGMDNVFMQCSQTKGFCGVTIAKLVEEGRISLDDPVSKYLPEFNELWVLVAENDSVKTLRKAKNELTIRMVLNHTGGFPFEISAKRPDVRGGGWSGGAPLRQTASIAAASPIMFEPGTRELYSNTGIDIGAAVVEVVTGMKWEDYLKQEVLDPLGMKSTWFWPTDEQLKNKIELYKYSKDAPAEWVEEMDWQQRPYNDSHVFASAGAGLWTTANDQLKFYKMLMNLGLGDNGNRILKEETVKNLLALSTRPKGLSGYSLGLSAPEEDSEDAWFGHGGAWGTNCSVNWHKKELKLWVVQFAGGEQPWVDEIAKAAEKFFAQPMSKSGVDAYTGRME from the coding sequence ATGAAGAAAACGTTTTTTTTGCTGATTGCTGTGTTTTGTTTATCAGTTTCAGCCCAGAATGGACCTAAAGACTCAAATACAAGTTATGCTAAGACAGTGCTGCAACCCTATGTGGAAAGTGGTCAGCTGTCCGGTGCTATTAGCGTGTTCTATAAGGACGGTGTGCAGGAAACCTGCGCCATAGGCTATGCCGACGTATCAGAAAAGCGCCCAATAGGTATGGATAATGTGTTCATGCAATGTTCACAGACAAAAGGATTTTGCGGAGTGACAATTGCTAAACTGGTGGAAGAGGGGCGTATTTCGCTCGACGACCCTGTTTCTAAGTATCTTCCTGAGTTTAATGAGTTATGGGTGTTAGTTGCTGAAAATGACAGTGTAAAGACCCTTCGTAAAGCAAAGAACGAACTTACTATCCGTATGGTACTAAACCATACTGGTGGCTTCCCTTTCGAAATTAGTGCCAAGCGTCCTGATGTCAGGGGTGGTGGATGGTCTGGAGGAGCACCCCTTCGCCAGACAGCTTCTATCGCTGCGGCTTCGCCTATCATGTTTGAGCCGGGTACACGTGAGCTCTATTCCAACACAGGAATTGATATTGGTGCAGCTGTTGTTGAAGTGGTCACAGGGATGAAATGGGAGGACTATTTAAAGCAAGAGGTGCTTGATCCCCTTGGAATGAAGTCTACATGGTTCTGGCCTACTGATGAACAGCTTAAAAACAAGATAGAGCTATATAAGTACAGCAAGGATGCTCCAGCCGAGTGGGTTGAAGAAATGGACTGGCAGCAACGACCTTATAATGACTCACATGTATTTGCATCTGCCGGAGCTGGTCTCTGGACAACTGCCAATGACCAGCTAAAGTTTTATAAGATGCTGATGAATCTTGGCTTAGGAGATAATGGTAATCGCATCCTGAAAGAAGAGACAGTGAAGAATCTTCTAGCACTTTCCACACGTCCTAAGGGGCTGAGTGGTTACTCACTAGGTTTATCAGCACCTGAAGAGGATAGCGAAGATGCATGGTTTGGTCATGGTGGAGCCTGGGGTACTAACTGTTCTGTAAATTGGCACAAGAAAGAGCTCAAGCTATGGGTAGTTCAATTTGCCGGAGGAGAACAACCATGGGTTGATGAGATAGCCAAGGCTGCTGAGAAGTTCTTTGCACAGCCAATGAGCAAATCAGGTGTAGATGCATATACCGGAAGAATGGAGTAA
- a CDS encoding M28 family peptidase yields MEKAYLVERIKTHLHVLCNEIGERRVGSEKNRLATDYAGKILKEYGWQTEANKLSVIDWKTEGAELTCGDKSFEVFSSHYSLGCSVEGELIAIDTIDKLEQSNITDKIVLLYGDISSQQIAPKKFPFWNPEEHQHLISVLERNRPLAIITATKRDSALAGGVYPFPMFEDGDFDIPSVYMTDIVGEKLLKCKGETVELVSKAKRIPEIAYNIIGNNSTENSNRIVITAHIDTKIDTPGAIDNGTGVAVLLVLAEILKDCSIKHPIELVVFNGEDYYGAPGQVEYVKQNSGKFSDILLNINIDGAGYHEGFSCFSPFNLPENVSTAFKDMLSDNPLIIEGLPWYQGDHSLFLQNRTPAIAVSSNWFIENMESQEITHTPKDNLGIVNFERVAECAIGVRDLIRKIGS; encoded by the coding sequence ATGGAAAAGGCCTATTTAGTCGAAAGAATCAAAACACATTTGCATGTACTCTGTAATGAGATAGGTGAACGCAGGGTTGGAAGCGAGAAAAATCGCTTAGCAACAGATTACGCAGGTAAGATATTGAAGGAGTATGGCTGGCAGACAGAAGCAAACAAACTATCTGTTATTGATTGGAAAACAGAGGGAGCTGAACTGACTTGCGGTGATAAATCTTTTGAAGTGTTTTCATCACATTACTCGCTGGGTTGTTCCGTAGAAGGTGAATTGATTGCTATCGATACAATTGACAAGCTTGAACAATCAAACATAACAGATAAGATCGTTCTTTTATACGGAGACATCTCCTCACAACAGATTGCACCAAAGAAATTTCCTTTTTGGAACCCTGAAGAACATCAGCATCTCATTTCTGTCTTGGAAAGAAACAGACCTCTTGCAATAATAACAGCTACAAAGCGTGATTCAGCATTGGCGGGTGGTGTATATCCATTTCCTATGTTCGAGGATGGTGATTTTGATATTCCTTCAGTTTATATGACAGATATAGTAGGTGAAAAGCTGCTCAAATGTAAAGGAGAAACTGTAGAACTTGTTTCCAAGGCAAAGCGTATTCCTGAAATAGCTTACAATATCATTGGGAACAATAGCACAGAAAACAGTAACAGAATAGTAATCACTGCTCACATTGACACAAAGATTGACACTCCGGGGGCAATTGACAACGGAACAGGAGTGGCAGTTCTACTGGTTCTGGCTGAGATACTGAAAGACTGTTCGATAAAACATCCAATTGAGCTTGTCGTTTTTAATGGAGAAGACTACTATGGAGCACCTGGACAGGTTGAATATGTAAAACAAAACTCAGGTAAATTCTCCGATATCCTATTGAATATCAACATTGATGGTGCTGGGTATCATGAAGGTTTTTCATGTTTTTCTCCCTTTAATCTCCCTGAAAATGTCAGCACAGCCTTTAAAGATATGCTTTCTGATAATCCTCTTATCATTGAAGGATTACCATGGTATCAGGGAGACCATAGTCTTTTTTTACAGAACAGAACTCCTGCTATTGCTGTGAGTTCGAACTGGTTTATTGAAAACATGGAGAGTCAGGAGATTACCCATACTCCAAAAGACAACCTGGGTATTGTCAATTTTGAGCGAGTTGCAGAGTGTGCAATTGGAGTTAGGGATCTGATTAGAAAGATTGGGAGCTAA
- a CDS encoding YceI family protein has protein sequence MKQFISIFTICYLLSLTLSAQLNSYPVTVDVKDKSVLSIHGKSNVVDFTFDQPSKEFIDNKLYVVASWKNDKIYLSESNLEIPVKSFNSSNKMALRDFNKLVKSDQYPKMLIKLDHIELADRSSTSAVGNAVIDITITDVTKRYIFPVTTGKNGNNFTFDITKEINIRDFNLTPPVHMMGMIKVDELITINLFMECDILPLDQAELTK, from the coding sequence ATGAAACAATTTATATCAATATTCACTATATGTTATCTATTGTCACTTACTTTAAGTGCACAGCTTAACTCATATCCTGTTACTGTGGATGTAAAGGATAAAAGTGTACTTTCGATTCATGGGAAAAGTAATGTCGTTGATTTTACATTCGATCAACCAAGTAAGGAGTTTATAGATAATAAACTATATGTTGTTGCTTCTTGGAAAAACGATAAAATATATTTAAGTGAGAGTAATCTGGAGATTCCTGTAAAAAGCTTCAACTCCAGTAACAAGATGGCGCTGAGAGATTTTAATAAGTTGGTAAAGTCTGATCAATACCCTAAAATGCTTATAAAACTTGATCATATTGAACTTGCCGACAGATCTTCAACATCAGCAGTAGGAAATGCTGTTATTGATATTACAATTACAGATGTTACAAAAAGATATATTTTCCCTGTAACAACAGGTAAAAATGGAAATAACTTTACTTTCGATATAACAAAAGAGATCAATATACGTGATTTTAACCTGACACCTCCTGTTCACATGATGGGAATGATAAAAGTTGACGAATTAATCACCATCAATCTGTTCATGGAGTGTGATATTCTACCGTTAGATCAGGCTGAGCTTACAAAGTAA
- a CDS encoding YceI family protein, with protein MKTILSNGLTRSLFLLMFMATVVIAQAQTLSIKSSTVTINGETNVNHDFKINATKVNGKMTIANNRPETLTVEIPVKSLISGENLMDKKTHEAFNEPKNPTILFNMTELNSIQVTGDNIAVTITGNLSFSGATKKVTLKADGKTASPGVYTFEGSLPIKMSDYGMKPPTAMLGTMKTKDQVTVNYKVTFEGAAVDFDTTAYTQNK; from the coding sequence ATGAAGACGATTTTATCAAATGGCCTAACCAGATCTTTATTTTTACTAATGTTCATGGCAACAGTAGTAATTGCTCAGGCACAAACACTTTCTATTAAATCTTCAACCGTTACTATTAACGGAGAGACAAATGTTAATCACGATTTTAAGATTAATGCGACTAAAGTAAATGGCAAAATGACAATTGCAAACAATCGCCCTGAAACACTCACAGTGGAGATTCCTGTAAAGTCTCTTATCAGTGGAGAAAATCTGATGGACAAGAAAACTCATGAAGCTTTTAATGAACCTAAGAATCCGACAATCTTATTCAACATGACCGAATTAAATTCAATTCAGGTTACAGGAGATAATATTGCTGTAACAATCACAGGGAATCTTAGTTTTAGCGGTGCCACCAAAAAGGTTACACTAAAAGCAGATGGAAAAACTGCAAGTCCGGGAGTTTATACATTTGAAGGTTCACTACCGATAAAGATGAGCGATTATGGTATGAAGCCACCCACAGCAATGTTAGGCACTATGAAAACTAAGGATCAGGTTACAGTTAATTACAAAGTGACCTTTGAAGGAGCCGCAGTTGACTTCGACACAACAGCTTACACACAAAATAAATAA
- a CDS encoding RrF2 family transcriptional regulator, producing the protein MKVNTKIRYGLRTMIEIADCQHNEGILQKDIADKQQISVKYLDYIIGALKLKGLIRNVGGRGSGYVLAKPASEITMLDIYTAFEPVMVVQCISDESFCERTSLCCKANLYWKHFHKQFVKILSDSNLEQIMQETKEDCAICV; encoded by the coding sequence ATGAAAGTAAACACTAAAATAAGGTATGGACTACGGACAATGATTGAAATTGCCGACTGTCAGCACAATGAGGGTATCCTTCAGAAGGATATCGCTGATAAACAGCAAATTTCAGTCAAATACCTGGACTACATCATCGGCGCTCTTAAACTAAAAGGCTTGATTAGAAATGTAGGAGGAAGAGGGAGTGGTTACGTTCTTGCAAAGCCGGCTTCTGAGATCACAATGCTGGATATCTATACTGCATTTGAGCCTGTGATGGTTGTACAATGTATCTCAGATGAATCATTCTGTGAACGCACATCGTTGTGTTGTAAAGCAAATTTGTACTGGAAACATTTTCACAAACAATTTGTAAAGATCCTTTCTGATAGTAATCTGGAACAGATTATGCAGGAAACCAAAGAGGATTGTGCAATATGCGTTTAG
- a CDS encoding APC family permease, with the protein MGEPKELIRALTLKDAVGVGLGAIIGAGIFVVTGVAAGVAGPSFIIGLFIAGLIAAFNGLSSAQLAAVYPQSGGTYEYGYRLLNPAFGFSAGWMFLISKLTAAGVVAIGFGSYFYQLVPILSPLKYSIIAVVILTIANYIGIKKVGKLNLAIVSITLLTLIYLIFSGITLINTENFIPFAPLGISGIAEASALLFFAYTGYARIATLAEEVRDPKKTIPKAVIITIVLAITLYISVSLIAVGVIGTEKMADSKSPLQIVANSLSTPLISTIVTIGASTAMLGVLLSQILGISRMMLAMGRRNDLPAIFKRIHQKYHVPHIGILITGVIIVLLTIIGSFEFIVRAATFSILLYYSITNIAALKQSPEKRIYNKVIPILGLTGCLTMSVSLPINVIIKGVVLLLIGFIFRFSLHKLKR; encoded by the coding sequence ATGGGTGAACCCAAAGAACTAATTAGAGCACTTACATTAAAAGACGCAGTTGGCGTTGGTTTAGGGGCCATAATTGGTGCCGGCATTTTTGTTGTAACCGGTGTAGCGGCGGGTGTAGCTGGTCCATCTTTTATAATTGGACTATTTATCGCAGGTCTGATTGCTGCTTTTAATGGTTTAAGTTCTGCACAACTGGCTGCTGTTTACCCGCAATCAGGTGGAACGTATGAATATGGCTATAGACTTTTAAATCCTGCTTTTGGTTTTTCTGCAGGCTGGATGTTTTTAATAAGTAAACTGACAGCTGCTGGTGTTGTAGCTATAGGATTTGGGAGCTATTTCTACCAGTTGGTTCCGATTTTATCTCCATTAAAATATTCAATTATTGCTGTAGTAATACTTACAATTGCAAATTACATCGGAATAAAAAAAGTTGGTAAATTAAACCTGGCTATTGTGAGTATCACATTGCTAACGCTTATATACCTGATTTTTAGCGGAATCACATTAATTAATACAGAAAATTTTATTCCGTTTGCTCCATTAGGCATTTCAGGAATTGCAGAAGCTTCAGCTTTACTTTTTTTTGCATATACTGGTTATGCCAGAATTGCCACACTTGCTGAGGAAGTTCGGGATCCAAAGAAAACTATTCCAAAGGCAGTTATAATAACTATAGTTTTAGCTATCACACTTTATATTTCTGTTTCTTTAATCGCTGTTGGGGTTATTGGTACAGAAAAAATGGCTGACAGTAAGTCACCTTTACAGATAGTTGCAAATTCCCTATCTACTCCGTTAATTAGTACCATTGTAACTATTGGAGCTTCAACAGCAATGTTAGGTGTATTGTTGTCTCAAATATTAGGCATAAGCAGAATGATGCTGGCCATGGGAAGAAGAAATGATTTACCTGCAATATTTAAAAGAATACATCAAAAATACCATGTTCCACACATAGGAATTTTAATTACTGGAGTAATTATTGTATTGCTAACTATTATCGGATCTTTTGAATTTATAGTTAGAGCAGCTACTTTTAGTATATTGTTGTATTACAGTATAACAAATATTGCAGCTCTGAAACAATCGCCGGAAAAACGAATATATAACAAAGTAATTCCAATATTGGGATTAACCGGATGTTTAACTATGTCTGTTTCATTGCCAATTAATGTTATTATTAAGGGAGTTGTACTGCTCCTGATAGGATTTATATTCAGATTCTCACTACATAAGTTGAAACGGTAA
- a CDS encoding Gfo/Idh/MocA family protein translates to MKITTLILILFTLLCIQPSSAQSLDPVRIGIDGLSHDHVHGILNNYQKRSDIQIVGIAESDKKRAKELADRYGFDLSMVYDDLQTMVEKTKPEGVVAFNSIYDHLKTVEVCAPRGIHVMVEKPLAVSAEHAEKMKRLAREFNIYLLTNYETTWYPTIYKAFEMAVSNNEIGEINKVMINDGHKGPVEIGCSPEFLAWLTDPVLNGGGAVTDFGCYGANIMTWIMQNEIPETVTSVLQTIKPDIYPNVDDQATIILTYPDAQAIIQGSWNWPVDRKDLTIYGKDGYVEASDQHNLEFRLNRSAPKQELKITDFPLETNDPFSYFSSVIKGEIKVKNTDLSSLENNIIVVKILDAAKKSAAEGKTVTLK, encoded by the coding sequence ATGAAGATCACTACTCTAATTCTGATTTTATTTACTCTTCTTTGCATTCAACCATCCAGTGCGCAATCGCTCGATCCTGTAAGAATAGGAATTGATGGATTATCTCATGATCACGTACATGGAATATTAAACAATTATCAAAAACGTAGCGACATACAGATAGTTGGGATTGCTGAGTCAGATAAAAAGAGAGCTAAAGAGCTTGCTGACAGATATGGATTTGATCTCAGTATGGTATATGATGATCTGCAAACTATGGTAGAAAAGACTAAACCAGAGGGGGTAGTTGCTTTTAATTCAATCTATGATCATTTGAAAACAGTTGAAGTTTGTGCTCCCAGAGGAATACATGTGATGGTTGAGAAGCCTTTGGCTGTAAGTGCTGAACATGCTGAAAAGATGAAGAGATTAGCCAGGGAATTCAATATTTATCTTTTAACAAATTACGAAACAACTTGGTATCCGACTATTTATAAAGCTTTTGAAATGGCTGTTTCAAATAATGAAATTGGCGAGATTAACAAGGTTATGATCAACGATGGTCATAAAGGTCCGGTTGAAATTGGTTGTTCTCCTGAATTTCTTGCCTGGCTAACTGATCCTGTATTAAATGGTGGTGGAGCTGTAACTGATTTTGGATGTTATGGTGCAAATATTATGACATGGATTATGCAAAATGAAATTCCTGAAACGGTTACTTCAGTTTTGCAGACAATAAAACCTGACATCTATCCAAATGTAGATGACCAGGCTACAATTATTCTAACATACCCTGATGCACAGGCAATAATTCAGGGATCATGGAATTGGCCTGTTGATAGAAAGGATTTAACAATTTATGGAAAAGATGGTTATGTAGAAGCATCTGATCAACATAACCTTGAATTCAGGCTAAATCGTTCTGCTCCTAAGCAGGAACTGAAAATTACTGATTTTCCACTGGAGACAAATGATCCTTTTAGTTATTTCTCAAGCGTAATAAAAGGGGAGATTAAAGTGAAAAACACCGACCTTTCATCGCTTGAGAATAATATAATTGTTGTAAAGATATTGGATGCCGCAAAGAAAAGTGCTGCTGAAGGAAAGACAGTTACTTTGAAATAA
- a CDS encoding SRPBCC family protein — MYKKEITIKRSAEKVWEALTHPEKMKKWYFNISNFEAKEGEIFDFVVSITDEEGVHDFRHLFKIVEVIPNKKLKHTWEYPGYSPGISTLTWELTPEGESTKVLLKHEGLENITDEDSRYFSKASFTAGWNDILKEMKENLEKE; from the coding sequence ATGTATAAAAAAGAAATTACTATAAAAAGGAGTGCCGAAAAAGTTTGGGAGGCACTAACCCACCCCGAGAAAATGAAAAAATGGTATTTCAACATATCAAATTTCGAAGCAAAAGAGGGTGAGATTTTTGATTTTGTTGTCTCCATAACTGATGAAGAAGGAGTACATGATTTTCGTCATCTGTTTAAAATTGTTGAAGTTATACCAAATAAAAAATTGAAACATACATGGGAGTATCCAGGTTACAGCCCGGGAATTTCTACTCTCACATGGGAACTGACGCCTGAAGGTGAGTCAACTAAAGTTTTATTAAAACATGAAGGACTCGAAAATATAACCGACGAAGATAGCAGGTATTTCTCTAAAGCAAGCTTTACTGCCGGATGGAATGATATTCTAAAAGAGATGAAAGAAAATTTGGAAAAGGAATAA
- a CDS encoding NAD(P)/FAD-dependent oxidoreductase — MERGGHLESIWQTEVKHYGQENINSIPDSDILIVGAGITGITTALMLQKKGFKCILVEAGNMGYGSTGGSTAHINNYFETPYYKVIKTYGLDSGKLLAKAAREASDIIKDNINIYQIYCDYAIRNGYLFSLDERQDDELQNIIEGNHLVGIDAIETNTNPFRIPSVRVIEIHNQAQFHPLRYLRILLKEFVHSGGMFLENCSVTSSIVENTIIVADSSKGPINCKYLIYANNTPPGDSILNKYITPYIRFAMALKLKNGYYPEAMAYDMFEPHHSYRSHTLDENDFLIAGGEDNIADSLNNSNKSFEKLYKNLKLYFDIEEIVYKWKTKLYKSKDGLPYIGYLPGNHQNVFCAIGYGGDDIILGTVAAIVICDIITSGNSKYEQLFSPERILKH, encoded by the coding sequence ATGGAAAGAGGCGGTCATTTAGAAAGTATTTGGCAAACCGAGGTAAAACACTACGGTCAGGAAAACATTAATTCAATACCAGATTCCGATATTTTAATCGTAGGTGCGGGCATCACAGGAATTACAACTGCACTGATGCTTCAGAAAAAAGGGTTTAAATGCATTTTGGTTGAAGCCGGCAACATGGGTTATGGCTCAACAGGAGGATCAACAGCTCACATAAACAACTACTTTGAGACACCGTATTATAAGGTTATCAAAACATACGGTCTCGACTCAGGCAAATTACTTGCAAAAGCTGCTAGGGAAGCAAGTGATATTATTAAGGATAATATAAATATTTACCAGATTTACTGTGATTATGCGATCAGAAATGGATATCTGTTTTCATTAGATGAAAGACAGGATGATGAACTACAAAATATAATCGAAGGAAATCATTTGGTAGGAATTGATGCTATCGAGACTAATACAAACCCTTTTAGAATACCATCTGTAAGAGTTATTGAAATTCACAATCAGGCACAATTTCATCCATTAAGATATTTAAGAATACTGCTCAAGGAGTTTGTACATTCAGGTGGTATGTTTTTAGAAAATTGTTCGGTTACTTCTAGTATTGTTGAAAATACAATTATCGTTGCTGACTCCAGCAAAGGTCCTATAAACTGTAAATATCTGATTTATGCCAATAATACACCTCCAGGTGATAGTATTTTAAACAAATATATCACCCCTTATATTCGTTTTGCCATGGCTCTAAAACTTAAAAATGGATATTACCCAGAAGCTATGGCTTACGATATGTTTGAGCCACACCATTCATACAGATCTCACACTCTTGATGAAAACGATTTTTTAATTGCAGGGGGTGAAGATAATATAGCTGATAGCTTAAATAACTCAAATAAAAGCTTTGAGAAACTTTATAAAAACCTTAAACTATATTTTGATATAGAAGAAATTGTATATAAATGGAAGACAAAACTTTATAAGAGTAAAGATGGTTTGCCATATATTGGATATTTGCCGGGAAATCATCAAAATGTGTTTTGTGCAATAGGTTACGGTGGTGATGATATAATTTTAGGTACAGTTGCAGCTATAGTAATTTGTGATATAATAACATCCGGAAACAGTAAATATGAGCAACTTTTTTCACCTGAAAGGATTTTAAAACATTGA
- a CDS encoding murein L,D-transpeptidase catalytic domain family protein: MRTVLISIIFTIISAFSFPIGKDIPVYDYLVEKYQFDDTELLFQQMNLEGLIDFKAFESAYSGYKKLNKDNNPLLTIINYNLPSTDKRLYVLDLNRKEVLFVSYVAHGRNSGDNFATSFSNKSGSYKSSLGFYRTAETYNGGNGFSLRLDGLEKGINDKTRPRAVVIHGADYCSEDFIRSTGRLGRSFGCPALPQELNKPIINTIKDGSIIFIYADKSEYFTLSEVV, from the coding sequence ATGCGTACAGTTCTAATTTCTATTATATTTACTATAATATCAGCTTTCAGTTTCCCTATAGGAAAGGATATCCCCGTATATGACTATTTAGTTGAAAAGTATCAGTTTGATGACACTGAACTATTATTTCAGCAAATGAATCTTGAAGGATTGATTGATTTTAAAGCCTTTGAATCAGCATATTCCGGTTATAAAAAGTTAAATAAGGATAATAATCCTCTGCTCACTATAATCAATTACAATTTACCCTCTACTGATAAAAGATTGTACGTTCTGGATCTTAACAGAAAAGAGGTTCTGTTTGTATCATATGTTGCTCATGGCAGAAACAGTGGCGATAACTTTGCAACATCTTTTTCAAACAAAAGTGGATCCTATAAAAGTTCACTTGGTTTTTACAGAACTGCTGAAACATATAATGGGGGTAACGGATTTTCTTTGAGACTTGACGGTCTCGAAAAAGGAATAAATGATAAAACCAGACCACGTGCGGTTGTTATCCATGGAGCAGATTATTGCAGTGAGGATTTCATCAGATCAACTGGTAGGCTAGGACGAAGTTTTGGTTGTCCTGCACTGCCTCAGGAGTTGAATAAACCAATTATAAATACAATAAAGGATGGTTCAATCATCTTTATCTATGCTGATAAGTCTGAATATTTCACTTTAAGTGAAGTTGTATAG